In a single window of the Zea mays cultivar B73 chromosome 5, Zm-B73-REFERENCE-NAM-5.0, whole genome shotgun sequence genome:
- the LOC100191505 gene encoding rop guanine nucleotide exchange factor 14 isoform X1 — MRMKTLACCRRRPQDFSIDMDQEPDRVVTYNGLETCIINSSTYDDDSGISATTGGDGCITTDSLDDEVSSCSSKDASGSSFTSHSLSKQEEHSLDELGTPMAIHLLPFKGKKTITYTLSASDIENMKEKFAKLLLGDDTSGGARGVCVALALSNGIINLSATVFGELWKLEPLCEDKKIRWRKEMDWLLSPTTYMVELVPTKQSGADGCTFEIMTPKARSDVHVNLPALQKLDMMLIEVMDSMIDTEFWYEESGSRADGRGKITGPRKSKKWWLPSPRVPEQGLSQFQRKRLVFQAKLVHQILKAAKSINEQVLSHMPIPAAVMDALPKSGRASLGEDLYQAITTDYIPVEEIFVSLSLKTEHSVLETINRLEGAVFAWNQRILEERSKRSPGRHSWSFMKDSSSEVDKMSACIERVDALVQLLKSRYPNLPPTFIDVLKVQYNVDVGHAIVEAYARVLVGVAFSILSRVAEILLEDDLIKKPNTPMTTLKFDLSSDVYLAGITETPPGHIRRSLMDQISMVDGRYDAVVGKKKEVKQLRW, encoded by the exons ATGAGGATGAAGACGCTGGCGTGCTGCCGGCGGCGGCCTCAAGACTTCAGCATCGATATGGACCAAGAGCCCGACA GGGTGGTGACATATAATGGCCTCGAGACCTGCATTATCAACAGTTCCACCTATGACGATGACAGTGGCATCAGTGCAACAACAGGCGGAGATGGCTGTATCACCACTGATTCCCTTGATGATGAAGTCTCTAGTTGCTCTAGTAAAGATGCTTCTGGTTCTTCCTTCACTTCACACAGTCTTAGCAAGCAGGAGGAGCATTCACTAGATGAGTTGGGTACACCCATGGCAATTCATCTACTCCCTTTCAAAGGGAAGAAAACAATCACATATACCTTGAGTGCTTCAGATATTGAAAACATGAAGGAAAAATTTGCAAAACTATTGCTTGGTGATGATACTTCAGGAGGAGCTAGGGGCGTTTGTGTGGCTCTGGCCTTGTCTAATGGCATAATCAATCTCTCTG CAACTGTCTTTGGAGAACTCTGGAAGCTGGAACCACTGTGCGAAGATAAAAAGATCAGGTGGAGAAAAGAAATGGACTGGTTGCTGTCTCCTACAACTTATATGGTTGAGCTGGTTCCAACAAAGCAAAGCGGAGCAGATGGATGTACATTTGAG ATTATGACTCCAAAGGCCCGCTCAGATGTCCATGTGAACCTTCCTGCCCTTCAGAAGCTTGACATGATGCTCATT GAAGTAATGGACTCAATGATAGATACAGAATTCTGGTATGAGGAGAGTGGCAGCAGAGCTGATGGTCGGGGGAAAATTACAGGTCCAAGGAAGAGTAAAAAGTGGTGGCTCCCGTCTCCTCGTGTCCCTGAGCAAGGGCTATCTCAATTCCAGCGGAAAAGGCTTGTTTTTCAGGCTAAGCTTGTTCACCAGATCCTCAAAGCCGCAAAATCCATCAACGAACAAGTCCTGTCCCATATGCCTATTCCGGCCGCTGTCATGGATGCCCTTCCGAAG TCTGGGAGGGCTAGCTTGGGTGAAGATTTGTATCAGGCTATAACCACAGATTATATTCCTGTAGAGGAAATATTTGTTTCGCTCAGTTTGAAAACCGAGCATAGTGTGCTCGAGACTATTAACCGGTTGGAGGGCGCCGTGTTTGCATGGAACCAAAGAATTCTGGAGGAAAGAAGCAAGAGGTCCCCAGGACGCCATTCCTGGAGCTTCATGAAGGATAGCTCGTCGGAAGTTGACAAGATGTCCGCATGCATCGAAAGGGTTGACGCTCTCGTGCAGCTTCTGAAATCCAGATATCCCAACCTGCCCCCGACTTTTATAGATGTTTTAAAGGTCCAATACAACGTG GACGTGGGCCATGCAATCGTGGAGGCCTACGCTAGGGTTCTTGTTGGGGTAGCGTTCAGCATATTGTCGCGCGTGGCGGAGATACTGCTGGAGGATGACCTGATCAAGAAGCCGAACACCCCCATGACCACGCTGAAGTTCGACCTCTCCTCTGACGTGTACTTGGCCGGCATCACCGAGACGCCACCGGGACACATCCGGCGGTCCCTGATGGACCAGATCAGCATGGTGGACGGGCGCTACGATGCCGTTGTTGGCAAGAAGAAAGAAGTGAAGCAGCTGAGGTGGTGA
- the LOC100191505 gene encoding Rop guanine nucleotide exchange factor 14 — MRMKTLACCRRRPQDFSIDMDQEPDRVVTYNGLETCIINSSTYDDDSGISATTGGDGCITTDSLDDEVSSCSSKDASGSSFTSHSLSKQEEHSLDELGTPMAIHLLPFKGKKTITYTLSASDIENMKEKFAKLLLGDDTSGGARGVCVALALSNGIINLSATVFGELWKLEPLCEDKKIRWRKEMDWLLSPTTYMVELVPTKQSGADGCTFEIMTPKARSDVHVNLPALQKLDMMLIEVMDSMIDTEFWYEESGSRADGRGKITGPRKSKKWWLPSPRVPEQGLSQFQRKRLVFQAKLVHQILKAAKSINEQVLSHMPIPAAVMDALPKSGRASLGEDLYQAITTDYIPVEEIFVSLSLKTEHSVLETINRLEGAVFAWNQRILEERSKRSPGRHSWSFMKDSSSEVDKMSACIERVDALVQLLKSRYPNLPPTFIDVLKVQYNVNGNWMQDVGHAIVEAYARVLVGVAFSILSRVAEILLEDDLIKKPNTPMTTLKFDLSSDVYLAGITETPPGHIRRSLMDQISMVDGRYDAVVGKKKEVKQLRW; from the exons ATGAGGATGAAGACGCTGGCGTGCTGCCGGCGGCGGCCTCAAGACTTCAGCATCGATATGGACCAAGAGCCCGACA GGGTGGTGACATATAATGGCCTCGAGACCTGCATTATCAACAGTTCCACCTATGACGATGACAGTGGCATCAGTGCAACAACAGGCGGAGATGGCTGTATCACCACTGATTCCCTTGATGATGAAGTCTCTAGTTGCTCTAGTAAAGATGCTTCTGGTTCTTCCTTCACTTCACACAGTCTTAGCAAGCAGGAGGAGCATTCACTAGATGAGTTGGGTACACCCATGGCAATTCATCTACTCCCTTTCAAAGGGAAGAAAACAATCACATATACCTTGAGTGCTTCAGATATTGAAAACATGAAGGAAAAATTTGCAAAACTATTGCTTGGTGATGATACTTCAGGAGGAGCTAGGGGCGTTTGTGTGGCTCTGGCCTTGTCTAATGGCATAATCAATCTCTCTG CAACTGTCTTTGGAGAACTCTGGAAGCTGGAACCACTGTGCGAAGATAAAAAGATCAGGTGGAGAAAAGAAATGGACTGGTTGCTGTCTCCTACAACTTATATGGTTGAGCTGGTTCCAACAAAGCAAAGCGGAGCAGATGGATGTACATTTGAG ATTATGACTCCAAAGGCCCGCTCAGATGTCCATGTGAACCTTCCTGCCCTTCAGAAGCTTGACATGATGCTCATT GAAGTAATGGACTCAATGATAGATACAGAATTCTGGTATGAGGAGAGTGGCAGCAGAGCTGATGGTCGGGGGAAAATTACAGGTCCAAGGAAGAGTAAAAAGTGGTGGCTCCCGTCTCCTCGTGTCCCTGAGCAAGGGCTATCTCAATTCCAGCGGAAAAGGCTTGTTTTTCAGGCTAAGCTTGTTCACCAGATCCTCAAAGCCGCAAAATCCATCAACGAACAAGTCCTGTCCCATATGCCTATTCCGGCCGCTGTCATGGATGCCCTTCCGAAG TCTGGGAGGGCTAGCTTGGGTGAAGATTTGTATCAGGCTATAACCACAGATTATATTCCTGTAGAGGAAATATTTGTTTCGCTCAGTTTGAAAACCGAGCATAGTGTGCTCGAGACTATTAACCGGTTGGAGGGCGCCGTGTTTGCATGGAACCAAAGAATTCTGGAGGAAAGAAGCAAGAGGTCCCCAGGACGCCATTCCTGGAGCTTCATGAAGGATAGCTCGTCGGAAGTTGACAAGATGTCCGCATGCATCGAAAGGGTTGACGCTCTCGTGCAGCTTCTGAAATCCAGATATCCCAACCTGCCCCCGACTTTTATAGATGTTTTAAAGGTCCAATACAACGTG AATGGCAACTGGATGCAGGACGTGGGCCATGCAATCGTGGAGGCCTACGCTAGGGTTCTTGTTGGGGTAGCGTTCAGCATATTGTCGCGCGTGGCGGAGATACTGCTGGAGGATGACCTGATCAAGAAGCCGAACACCCCCATGACCACGCTGAAGTTCGACCTCTCCTCTGACGTGTACTTGGCCGGCATCACCGAGACGCCACCGGGACACATCCGGCGGTCCCTGATGGACCAGATCAGCATGGTGGACGGGCGCTACGATGCCGTTGTTGGCAAGAAGAAAGAAGTGAAGCAGCTGAGGTGGTGA
- the LOC100191505 gene encoding rop guanine nucleotide exchange factor 14 isoform X2, which produces MAIHLLPFKGKKTITYTLSASDIENMKEKFAKLLLGDDTSGGARGVCVALALSNGIINLSATVFGELWKLEPLCEDKKIRWRKEMDWLLSPTTYMVELVPTKQSGADGCTFEIMTPKARSDVHVNLPALQKLDMMLIEVMDSMIDTEFWYEESGSRADGRGKITGPRKSKKWWLPSPRVPEQGLSQFQRKRLVFQAKLVHQILKAAKSINEQVLSHMPIPAAVMDALPKSGRASLGEDLYQAITTDYIPVEEIFVSLSLKTEHSVLETINRLEGAVFAWNQRILEERSKRSPGRHSWSFMKDSSSEVDKMSACIERVDALVQLLKSRYPNLPPTFIDVLKVQYNVDVGHAIVEAYARVLVGVAFSILSRVAEILLEDDLIKKPNTPMTTLKFDLSSDVYLAGITETPPGHIRRSLMDQISMVDGRYDAVVGKKKEVKQLRW; this is translated from the exons ATGGCAATTCATCTACTCCCTTTCAAAGGGAAGAAAACAATCACATATACCTTGAGTGCTTCAGATATTGAAAACATGAAGGAAAAATTTGCAAAACTATTGCTTGGTGATGATACTTCAGGAGGAGCTAGGGGCGTTTGTGTGGCTCTGGCCTTGTCTAATGGCATAATCAATCTCTCTG CAACTGTCTTTGGAGAACTCTGGAAGCTGGAACCACTGTGCGAAGATAAAAAGATCAGGTGGAGAAAAGAAATGGACTGGTTGCTGTCTCCTACAACTTATATGGTTGAGCTGGTTCCAACAAAGCAAAGCGGAGCAGATGGATGTACATTTGAG ATTATGACTCCAAAGGCCCGCTCAGATGTCCATGTGAACCTTCCTGCCCTTCAGAAGCTTGACATGATGCTCATT GAAGTAATGGACTCAATGATAGATACAGAATTCTGGTATGAGGAGAGTGGCAGCAGAGCTGATGGTCGGGGGAAAATTACAGGTCCAAGGAAGAGTAAAAAGTGGTGGCTCCCGTCTCCTCGTGTCCCTGAGCAAGGGCTATCTCAATTCCAGCGGAAAAGGCTTGTTTTTCAGGCTAAGCTTGTTCACCAGATCCTCAAAGCCGCAAAATCCATCAACGAACAAGTCCTGTCCCATATGCCTATTCCGGCCGCTGTCATGGATGCCCTTCCGAAG TCTGGGAGGGCTAGCTTGGGTGAAGATTTGTATCAGGCTATAACCACAGATTATATTCCTGTAGAGGAAATATTTGTTTCGCTCAGTTTGAAAACCGAGCATAGTGTGCTCGAGACTATTAACCGGTTGGAGGGCGCCGTGTTTGCATGGAACCAAAGAATTCTGGAGGAAAGAAGCAAGAGGTCCCCAGGACGCCATTCCTGGAGCTTCATGAAGGATAGCTCGTCGGAAGTTGACAAGATGTCCGCATGCATCGAAAGGGTTGACGCTCTCGTGCAGCTTCTGAAATCCAGATATCCCAACCTGCCCCCGACTTTTATAGATGTTTTAAAGGTCCAATACAACGTG GACGTGGGCCATGCAATCGTGGAGGCCTACGCTAGGGTTCTTGTTGGGGTAGCGTTCAGCATATTGTCGCGCGTGGCGGAGATACTGCTGGAGGATGACCTGATCAAGAAGCCGAACACCCCCATGACCACGCTGAAGTTCGACCTCTCCTCTGACGTGTACTTGGCCGGCATCACCGAGACGCCACCGGGACACATCCGGCGGTCCCTGATGGACCAGATCAGCATGGTGGACGGGCGCTACGATGCCGTTGTTGGCAAGAAGAAAGAAGTGAAGCAGCTGAGGTGGTGA